One Gimesia aquarii DNA segment encodes these proteins:
- a CDS encoding inositol oxygenase family protein — protein sequence MDRGVSTNKDVPLASLDDWDHDVRRRYPSPSSPSEISDIDQHFRNYDADTSAGVCEFYRLNHVKQTVEFNRSIREKYLPLQNRRMSVWEAIQCLDEIVDESDPDTELPQIEHAILTAEAIRADGHPDWFILVGLIHDLGKVLCLFDEPQWAVVGDTFPVGCRFSEKIVLHEFFKENPDIHVPEYQTQFGIFEPNCGLDQIMLSWGHDEYMSHVVKDFLPEEARYIIRYHSFYACHREGAYTHFMNDLDYTMMEWVRRFNPYDLYTKADKRPDLNRLLPFYEKLVSKFFPAELQW from the coding sequence ATGGATCGAGGAGTTTCCACAAATAAAGACGTGCCATTAGCGAGCCTGGATGACTGGGATCACGACGTACGACGGCGTTATCCCAGTCCATCAAGCCCAAGTGAAATTAGTGATATTGACCAACACTTTAGAAACTATGATGCTGATACAAGTGCGGGAGTCTGTGAATTCTATCGCCTTAATCATGTTAAACAGACAGTTGAATTCAATCGGTCTATACGAGAAAAATATCTTCCACTACAGAATCGAAGGATGAGTGTCTGGGAGGCCATCCAATGTCTTGATGAAATCGTTGACGAAAGCGATCCCGATACGGAATTGCCTCAAATCGAACATGCCATCTTAACCGCAGAAGCCATTCGTGCCGATGGTCATCCCGACTGGTTTATACTTGTCGGTTTGATCCATGACCTTGGAAAGGTATTGTGCCTGTTTGATGAACCTCAGTGGGCAGTTGTGGGAGACACGTTTCCCGTTGGTTGTCGTTTTTCCGAGAAAATTGTCCTGCATGAGTTCTTCAAAGAAAATCCGGATATTCATGTTCCCGAATATCAGACACAGTTTGGAATATTCGAGCCAAACTGTGGTCTCGATCAAATCATGCTTTCATGGGGACATGATGAGTATATGTCACACGTTGTAAAAGACTTCCTGCCGGAAGAAGCGCGTTACATCATCCGCTACCACTCATTCTATGCATGCCACCGAGAAGGCGCATATACACATTTCATGAACGATCTGGATTACACCATGATGGAATGGGTACGTCGATTCAATCCCTACGATTTATACACAAAGGCAGACAAACGACCGGATCTAAATCGCTTACTACCCTTCTACGAAAAACTGGTCAGCAAATTTTTTCCTGCTGAGCTGCAGTGGTAA
- a CDS encoding alkaline phosphatase: MKYLTRILFITSMFLLFHDIASAADPIREIQNNAVLHNRSPVLHWGYNPDNYSTWTSHSLRLVPVYTFGTKGSGSGIDLKSYTKENSPYRSSDALRQIYGYLPENSLNPQAEYLDNTNIADMQQAALSAGKKHIFLVIFDGMDWQTTQAAALYYSGKVYKKGRGHGLHFLDYTAGDTTQYGFAVTAPHNEETETNVNDQTVLNPGGQLRSGYNSAKGGPNPWSPGNDNKYIIGNKGNGFGEHAYPDSANTAMAMTSGVKSYKKALNVDHLGGQVSTIAHDAQQEGYAIGIVTSVPLSHATPAAAYAHNVSRHDYQDLARDLLGQASISHPHQPLTGMNVVIGGGYGFPAKDKDVDRQGANFIPGTAYITSETISKANVKNGGQYTVAVRTLGQNGHESLKRAAEEARRKGTRLLGVYGVGKYEGHLPYQTANGDYQPANGKKDVAEQYTPADLYENPTLAEMTASAIKVLSADKEGFWMMVEAGDVDWANHDTNLDNSIGAVKSGDDAIKVITDWVERNSNWNESILIVTADHGHYLNLDQPEVIAAAKANEKKSQYKQTNASSGP, from the coding sequence ATGAAGTATCTCACGCGTATCCTATTTATCACCTCAATGTTCTTACTCTTTCACGATATAGCTTCGGCAGCCGATCCTATCCGTGAAATCCAGAACAATGCCGTACTTCATAACCGCTCACCTGTATTACACTGGGGGTACAACCCAGACAACTATTCAACCTGGACCAGCCATTCACTACGGTTGGTACCCGTTTATACTTTCGGAACTAAAGGAAGTGGTAGCGGTATCGACCTCAAGTCTTACACAAAAGAAAACAGCCCCTATCGAAGTTCTGATGCACTGCGTCAGATCTATGGATATCTGCCTGAAAACTCTTTGAATCCACAGGCAGAATACCTCGACAACACCAACATTGCCGACATGCAACAAGCCGCGTTATCTGCTGGGAAAAAGCATATTTTCCTTGTGATCTTTGATGGGATGGACTGGCAAACGACACAGGCGGCCGCCCTGTATTATTCCGGTAAAGTATATAAAAAAGGGCGCGGACACGGGCTGCACTTCCTGGATTACACAGCAGGGGATACGACACAGTATGGTTTTGCCGTGACCGCACCTCACAACGAAGAAACTGAAACCAACGTCAATGACCAAACCGTCCTCAACCCTGGTGGTCAGCTTCGAAGTGGCTACAACTCGGCAAAGGGGGGGCCAAACCCCTGGAGTCCTGGAAACGACAATAAGTACATTATTGGAAATAAGGGAAACGGTTTTGGTGAGCATGCCTATCCGGATTCTGCCAATACAGCAATGGCCATGACATCGGGAGTAAAATCCTACAAGAAAGCACTAAACGTGGACCATTTGGGGGGCCAAGTCTCAACAATTGCTCATGACGCACAACAAGAGGGATATGCAATCGGCATCGTAACCAGTGTTCCCCTTAGCCATGCCACTCCGGCGGCAGCTTATGCGCACAATGTTTCCCGGCATGACTATCAGGATCTGGCCCGAGACTTGTTGGGGCAGGCCTCAATTTCACATCCTCATCAGCCCCTTACTGGGATGAACGTCGTGATCGGTGGCGGATACGGATTCCCCGCCAAAGACAAAGATGTAGATCGGCAGGGGGCCAACTTTATTCCGGGAACTGCATACATTACTTCCGAAACGATTTCGAAAGCTAATGTCAAAAATGGGGGGCAATACACGGTTGCTGTGCGAACCCTCGGACAAAATGGTCATGAAAGCCTGAAACGCGCTGCAGAAGAGGCGCGGCGAAAAGGCACTCGACTATTGGGAGTTTATGGTGTGGGAAAATATGAAGGCCATCTACCCTACCAAACCGCCAACGGCGACTACCAACCCGCTAACGGAAAAAAAGACGTCGCCGAACAATACACGCCCGCTGATTTGTATGAAAACCCAACGCTGGCCGAGATGACAGCATCTGCAATCAAAGTGCTTTCGGCTGACAAAGAGGGCTTCTGGATGATGGTCGAAGCAGGAGACGTCGACTGGGCGAATCACGACACCAATTTAGATAACTCGATTGGTGCCGTCAAAAGCGGAGACGATGCCATTAAAGTCATCACTGATTGGGTGGAACGGAACAGTAACTGGAATGAATCCATTCTTATAGTAACCGCGGATCACGGCCACTATCTGAATCTCGATCAACCTGAAGTGATTGCTGCCGCCAAAGCCAATGAAAAAAAGAGCCAATACAAGCAAACGAATGCTTCATCAGGACCATGA
- a CDS encoding DsbA family oxidoreductase — protein sequence MTLTVNVISDIICPWCYIGKRRLEKAIEHLGDASVVKVDWHPFQLNPLLPIEGINRREYRSNKFGSWERSLALDAQVTAAGAEVGIDFSFAKIKITPNTFAAHRLVWQAGLEGVQEAVVEAIFHSYFVEARDISDYQTLLEVVAGGGLNRDRAANLLASNEGIDALQLAEQTARQAGVRSVPFSVVNDEISFSGAEHSDVFLSAFEQLISNEHDSCEIKSDGKKTC from the coding sequence ATGACGCTCACTGTAAATGTTATTTCAGACATCATTTGTCCCTGGTGCTATATTGGCAAACGACGACTGGAAAAAGCGATTGAACATTTAGGTGATGCGTCAGTCGTAAAAGTAGACTGGCACCCTTTCCAACTCAATCCTCTTTTGCCAATCGAGGGTATAAACCGCAGAGAGTACCGTAGTAATAAGTTTGGCAGTTGGGAACGGTCACTGGCACTCGACGCTCAAGTAACCGCTGCAGGAGCCGAGGTCGGCATTGATTTCAGTTTCGCAAAAATCAAAATAACTCCTAATACGTTTGCTGCTCACCGACTGGTCTGGCAGGCTGGTTTGGAAGGTGTCCAGGAAGCAGTTGTGGAAGCTATTTTCCATAGTTATTTCGTCGAAGCCCGCGATATCAGCGATTACCAAACACTTCTCGAAGTCGTTGCGGGAGGTGGCCTGAACCGTGACCGGGCTGCAAATCTGTTGGCTAGCAACGAGGGAATAGACGCACTCCAATTAGCAGAGCAAACCGCTCGCCAGGCCGGTGTGCGAAGTGTACCGTTCTCGGTGGTTAATGATGAAATTTCTTTCTCTGGTGCGGAACACTCAGATGTTTTTCTCTCCGCCTTCGAGCAACTTATTAGCAACGAGCATGACTCTTGTGAGATTAAGTCAGATGGAAAGAAAACATGCTAA
- a CDS encoding FAD binding domain-containing protein, whose translation MLTSSNFPPKVIIVGGSLGGLCNAVALRGIGCEVQVFEKSTGLMKDRGAGIVLQREVLELFDKYQVARPEEICVPVHSRRYLSKDGTVLQESPMSQSMTSWDMLYRKLREAVPDNCYHTGIQLLDFEQREESVITHLNVGQEEICDLLVGADGPRSSVRQQVLLEIRSEYAGYIAWRGVVMEDQIPELADEFTGRFTFFQAPHTHILCYLIPGPNGSLLPGERRLNWVWYLNAAPGDELDQVLTDKDQRRREFSVPQGFVDHHSIELLYRKANCMLPPDFSRLIQYTEEPFIQTIHDLAVPRMLFGRVCLTGDAAFVPRPHTAASTAKTAANALALADCLVATGGKVDDALRRWEPDQLQMGHRLKKYGQRLGNRSQFNN comes from the coding sequence ATGCTAACATCAAGCAATTTTCCTCCAAAAGTAATAATTGTTGGTGGCTCTCTTGGGGGACTATGCAATGCGGTAGCCCTGCGAGGTATTGGCTGCGAAGTTCAAGTCTTTGAAAAATCTACTGGATTAATGAAAGATCGAGGAGCGGGTATTGTTTTGCAAAGGGAAGTCCTGGAACTGTTTGATAAGTATCAAGTCGCAAGGCCCGAAGAAATTTGTGTCCCCGTTCACAGCCGTCGCTATCTTTCTAAAGATGGAACAGTTCTGCAAGAATCACCTATGTCTCAATCCATGACTTCATGGGATATGCTGTATCGAAAATTAAGGGAAGCAGTTCCTGACAATTGCTACCATACAGGAATTCAGTTACTCGATTTCGAGCAACGTGAGGAGTCTGTAATAACCCATTTGAATGTTGGGCAAGAGGAAATTTGTGATTTGTTAGTGGGTGCAGATGGCCCTCGGTCGAGCGTGCGTCAGCAAGTGCTACTAGAGATTCGGTCAGAGTATGCCGGATATATCGCATGGCGGGGAGTAGTTATGGAAGATCAAATTCCTGAGCTCGCTGATGAATTTACTGGCAGGTTTACGTTCTTTCAAGCTCCGCATACACACATCCTTTGCTATTTGATTCCCGGACCCAATGGGTCGTTATTACCTGGAGAACGGCGGCTCAATTGGGTGTGGTATTTGAATGCTGCTCCTGGCGACGAATTAGATCAAGTATTGACCGATAAAGATCAGCGACGTCGAGAGTTTTCGGTCCCTCAAGGATTTGTTGATCATCATTCCATTGAATTGCTTTATCGAAAAGCGAATTGTATGTTACCACCGGATTTCTCGCGTCTGATCCAATATACGGAGGAACCATTCATACAAACGATTCATGATCTGGCTGTCCCACGGATGTTATTTGGCCGGGTTTGCTTAACGGGAGATGCCGCATTTGTTCCTCGCCCTCATACTGCCGCAAGCACAGCTAAGACAGCAGCTAATGCTCTGGCGCTGGCAGACTGTTTGGTAGCGACTGGAGGTAAAGTAGACGATGCGTTACGACGTTGGGAGCCCGATCAACTTCAAATGGGACATCGCTTAAAGAAATACGGACAACGTCTTGGTAATCGATCACAGTTTAATAATTAA
- a CDS encoding winged helix-turn-helix transcriptional regulator: MSDEIIVYSETYPSRRLLEVIGNKWTPIILYILGQGTKRYGELQRHLPDISKKMLTQTLRALEQDGLLQRTAYDEVPPRVEYHLTPMGITFLELVTTMCEWAKRHQSELETVESKRKNK; encoded by the coding sequence ATGAGTGATGAAATCATAGTCTACAGCGAAACATACCCGTCCCGTCGTTTACTCGAAGTGATCGGCAATAAATGGACACCGATCATTCTTTATATTTTAGGACAGGGTACGAAGCGATACGGTGAGTTACAAAGACATTTGCCAGACATCTCAAAGAAGATGCTCACGCAAACTCTGCGAGCGTTGGAGCAGGACGGATTGCTCCAACGCACCGCCTATGATGAAGTGCCTCCCCGGGTTGAATATCATTTGACTCCAATGGGGATTACTTTTCTTGAACTGGTTACAACAATGTGTGAGTGGGCTAAGCGACATCAATCAGAACTGGAAACGGTTGAGTCGAAGCGAAAAAATAAATGA
- a CDS encoding recombinase family protein — protein MVAKAFELKDQGMTHIEVCEALNDLGFRTRRGKPWRYPQQIVKLLRSFDDED, from the coding sequence GTGGTTGCCAAGGCCTTTGAACTTAAAGATCAGGGGATGACTCATATTGAAGTCTGCGAAGCTTTGAACGATCTTGGGTTCAGGACTCGAAGAGGGAAACCTTGGCGATATCCGCAGCAGATTGTGAAGTTACTGCGTTCGTTTGACGATGAAGACTGA
- a CDS encoding glucose 1-dehydrogenase — protein MAILNGKVGIVTGGGTGIGRATALAMAKAGATLVIGNRNAAKGEEVVQTIEQFGGRAIFQQTDVSKPDDVMSLVQRAVTEFGRLDLGFNNAGMDGEQVPLHEQDIDKASTLFDVNIKGVFYCMKYEIEQMLKQGGGSIVNTSSIFGLNGYPGWSLYVSTKHAVTGMTKAAALDYAKRGVRINAVGPGPVETPLLHEGTGGDPHSYAAFVPMGRIGQPEEIADAVVWLLSDEARYVTGHTLPVDGGVCSQ, from the coding sequence ATGGCAATTTTGAATGGAAAAGTGGGAATTGTTACTGGTGGAGGAACTGGTATTGGAAGAGCTACTGCATTAGCGATGGCAAAGGCAGGGGCGACACTGGTTATTGGAAATAGGAACGCAGCAAAGGGTGAAGAAGTTGTGCAAACGATCGAACAATTTGGAGGCCGAGCGATCTTCCAACAGACTGATGTCAGTAAACCTGATGATGTAATGTCATTAGTTCAAAGAGCAGTTACCGAGTTTGGGAGGCTCGATCTTGGATTCAACAATGCTGGCATGGATGGAGAACAGGTGCCGCTACACGAACAGGACATAGACAAGGCATCGACTCTGTTCGACGTCAATATCAAGGGAGTGTTTTACTGCATGAAGTACGAGATCGAGCAAATGCTCAAACAGGGTGGCGGGAGTATTGTGAATACGTCTTCTATCTTTGGTTTAAATGGCTATCCTGGGTGGTCGCTCTATGTCTCAACGAAACATGCCGTTACTGGAATGACGAAAGCAGCAGCACTTGATTATGCCAAGCGGGGGGTTCGAATCAATGCCGTTGGACCCGGTCCTGTGGAAACACCACTTCTACATGAAGGTACTGGTGGTGATCCCCATAGTTACGCTGCCTTTGTCCCAATGGGTAGAATTGGACAACCGGAAGAGATTGCCGATGCGGTGGTTTGGTTGCTATCAGACGAGGCCCGATATGTTACAGGGCATACGCTGCCAGTAGATGGTGGAGTATGCTCACAGTAG
- a CDS encoding DUF4198 domain-containing protein: protein MVQARGIIIGLLLFTMLILSNGCGGSGPEMARVKGQVLLNGEPVPGGKVMFNPVAIGDTTEAKGRPAMGSVDSNGGFTLTTYESGDGAVVGMHQVDYLSPDNEDLEEDGDAKVAQWFKNKKIFVPADLKFEIVSGSNEIKLELNERSGKARKR, encoded by the coding sequence ATGGTTCAAGCGAGAGGAATCATAATAGGTCTTCTGCTGTTCACAATGTTGATCTTAAGTAATGGCTGTGGAGGTAGCGGACCAGAAATGGCAAGAGTCAAGGGGCAAGTTCTTCTGAATGGAGAGCCGGTGCCAGGTGGTAAGGTAATGTTTAATCCAGTTGCGATCGGCGATACTACTGAGGCAAAAGGCCGTCCCGCTATGGGTAGTGTTGACTCCAATGGAGGTTTCACATTGACGACATATGAATCCGGTGATGGAGCAGTTGTCGGAATGCATCAGGTAGACTATCTTTCACCCGATAATGAGGATTTAGAAGAAGATGGTGATGCAAAGGTCGCTCAATGGTTTAAAAATAAAAAAATCTTTGTGCCCGCTGATCTCAAATTTGAAATTGTATCAGGAAGCAATGAAATCAAACTCGAACTCAATGAGCGATCCGGAAAAGCACGAAAACGATGA
- a CDS encoding MBL fold metallo-hydrolase, with protein MTKIHHINCGTLIVQGYPTVVCHCLLLESKQGLVLVDAGIGLLDVQNPVERLGQELIDMAGFQFNESDTAVRRIEALGFSVDDVRHIVLTHCDPDHTGGLADFPNAQVHVAQEELQHMQSGHWRYVTSHFEHGPNWQTYSRGERDWFGLQARPINVDPAAEVLLIPLFGHTIGHCGVAIRQNSRWLLHAGDAYYLRAELTDDNHPVSSFAAQRADDDDLRQSSLKELRRLFTSHTDEIEMIGYHDINELPQFPVATA; from the coding sequence GTGACGAAAATTCATCATATCAATTGCGGGACACTGATTGTGCAAGGGTACCCCACTGTAGTGTGCCATTGTCTTCTCCTCGAAAGCAAGCAGGGACTCGTGTTAGTGGATGCTGGAATTGGGCTGTTAGACGTACAAAACCCGGTTGAACGCCTGGGCCAGGAATTGATCGACATGGCTGGCTTTCAATTCAACGAATCAGATACCGCAGTACGACGAATCGAAGCCTTAGGATTCTCAGTTGATGATGTCCGTCACATTGTTCTGACTCACTGCGACCCTGACCACACCGGTGGTTTGGCTGATTTTCCCAATGCTCAAGTCCATGTCGCACAGGAGGAACTGCAGCATATGCAGTCCGGACACTGGCGATATGTCACCAGCCACTTCGAACATGGTCCGAATTGGCAAACTTACTCTCGTGGCGAGAGAGATTGGTTCGGATTGCAGGCGCGTCCCATCAATGTGGATCCTGCAGCGGAAGTTCTATTGATTCCTTTATTCGGGCACACCATCGGGCATTGCGGTGTTGCGATTCGGCAGAACAGCCGGTGGTTACTCCATGCCGGTGATGCGTACTACCTGCGCGCGGAACTGACGGACGATAACCATCCAGTCTCATCATTTGCTGCTCAGAGAGCCGATGACGACGACTTGCGTCAGTCTAGTCTCAAGGAACTGCGCCGGTTATTTACTTCTCACACAGACGAGATCGAAATGATTGGCTACCACGACATCAACGAGCTGCCTCAGTTCCCAGTAGCCACTGCCTAG